One genomic region from Nocardia vinacea encodes:
- a CDS encoding SDR family oxidoreductase — MTRIEGAIALVTGGQRGLGRAFTEELLARGAAKVYATARKPEAGDDSRVVPLELEVTDPDSVVAVADRATDVNIVINNAGVLRPAPLLHAEMADVVETFETNVFGPLRIAQAFAPILAANGGGALVDIHSVLSWSSGAAAYGASKAALWSLTNSLRIELAAQGTQVVGIHLGFAETDMVKGIDAVKLSPAAVAAAVADGLEKGAHEVLVDEFTRQVKASLSGPVENLVLPFRR; from the coding sequence ATGACCAGAATCGAAGGTGCTATCGCCTTGGTGACCGGCGGGCAACGCGGCCTCGGCCGAGCATTCACCGAGGAGCTCCTGGCGCGTGGCGCGGCCAAGGTTTACGCCACTGCCCGCAAGCCCGAGGCGGGCGATGACTCTCGTGTCGTCCCACTCGAATTGGAGGTTACCGACCCGGATTCGGTTGTGGCCGTGGCGGATCGGGCCACGGATGTGAACATCGTCATCAACAACGCGGGTGTGCTGCGCCCAGCGCCGCTACTGCATGCCGAAATGGCCGATGTGGTCGAAACGTTCGAGACCAACGTCTTCGGCCCCCTGCGCATCGCCCAGGCCTTCGCCCCCATCCTCGCCGCCAATGGTGGTGGCGCACTGGTGGATATCCACTCCGTGCTGTCCTGGAGCTCCGGGGCCGCGGCCTACGGTGCGTCGAAGGCCGCCCTGTGGTCGCTGACCAACTCCCTGCGCATCGAACTGGCGGCGCAGGGCACCCAGGTCGTCGGTATCCACCTCGGCTTCGCCGAGACCGACATGGTGAAGGGCATAGATGCCGTCAAGCTCAGCCCTGCCGCAGTCGCCGCCGCGGTCGCCGATGGCCTGGAAAAGGGTGCGCACGAAGTTCTTGTCGACGAGTTCACCCGGCAGGTGAAGGCATCCCTCTCCGGACCCGTCGAAAACCTCGTCCTTCCCTTCCGTCGCTGA
- a CDS encoding cellulase family glycosylhydrolase: MTIMSSTARCLGLVMLLLGLTAPAAALPTAPELGHSGRWLTDDQGRVVTLHGVNLVYKYPPYFPAAGGFGENDAQFLAENGFNAVRLGFAWNAVEPQPGVYDDDYIAQLEQTQQLLARYNIYSLVDSHQDAFNESVGASWSGFPEWATITDGFPLQPDPGFPLVYFTSPAQNQTWANFWHNRAAPDGVGLQDHYAAMWAHVAQHFADEPYVLGYDLINEPWPGWEYPTCFPQGCPQFERGALATLEAKAMNAIRRVDPEHLLFYEPSVTNDLGTPDWMSNPTGDPNAGLSFHDYCPGPIDTCVRNGLDRADADGVVGLVTEFGATKDWAKLTRLADTFDDNMASWLFWSQPQDQTPGHAQEPPTGPNLMDPAIVRPYPRAIAGTPQQWHYDSATGTFTIQFSARRADSGQPFAPGARTEVHLPQSNFPAGYQVEIQGADVVSAPDARLLQLTTNPGQDTVQVIVTRR; this comes from the coding sequence ATGACCATCATGTCCTCGACAGCGCGGTGTCTCGGGTTGGTGATGTTGCTGCTGGGACTGACGGCACCGGCCGCGGCGCTACCGACGGCTCCCGAACTGGGGCACTCGGGCCGCTGGCTCACTGACGACCAGGGCCGGGTGGTCACCTTGCACGGCGTGAATCTGGTCTACAAGTACCCGCCGTATTTCCCCGCAGCGGGTGGTTTCGGCGAGAACGACGCCCAGTTCCTGGCGGAGAACGGTTTCAACGCGGTGCGGCTGGGTTTCGCATGGAACGCGGTCGAGCCGCAGCCCGGAGTTTACGACGATGACTACATCGCGCAGCTCGAGCAGACCCAGCAGTTGCTGGCCCGGTACAACATCTACAGCCTTGTCGATTCCCATCAGGATGCGTTCAACGAATCGGTTGGCGCGAGTTGGAGCGGGTTCCCCGAGTGGGCGACGATCACCGACGGGTTTCCATTGCAGCCCGATCCCGGCTTTCCGTTGGTCTACTTCACGAGCCCCGCGCAAAATCAAACGTGGGCGAACTTCTGGCACAACCGTGCCGCGCCCGATGGCGTCGGACTGCAGGACCACTATGCGGCCATGTGGGCGCATGTCGCGCAACACTTCGCAGACGAGCCGTATGTGCTGGGCTACGACCTGATCAACGAGCCGTGGCCCGGTTGGGAATACCCGACTTGCTTTCCGCAGGGCTGCCCCCAGTTCGAGCGCGGTGCACTCGCGACGCTCGAAGCAAAAGCGATGAACGCCATCCGCCGAGTCGACCCGGAACACCTGCTGTTCTACGAACCGTCCGTCACCAACGACTTGGGTACGCCGGACTGGATGTCGAATCCCACCGGCGATCCGAACGCGGGGTTGAGCTTTCACGACTACTGCCCGGGCCCGATCGACACCTGCGTGCGCAACGGATTGGATCGCGCCGATGCCGACGGCGTTGTCGGGCTGGTGACCGAGTTCGGCGCGACCAAAGATTGGGCGAAGCTGACTCGTCTCGCCGATACATTCGACGACAACATGGCTTCCTGGCTGTTCTGGTCCCAACCGCAGGACCAGACACCCGGTCATGCCCAGGAGCCGCCGACCGGCCCCAACCTGATGGACCCGGCGATCGTCCGGCCATATCCGCGTGCAATCGCAGGCACCCCGCAGCAGTGGCACTACGACAGCGCGACCGGGACGTTCACCATCCAATTCAGTGCCCGCCGCGCAGATTCCGGTCAACCGTTCGCACCTGGAGCCCGCACCGAGGTGCATCTGCCGCAGAGCAACTTCCCCGCCGGCTACCAGGTCGAAATCCAGGGCGCCGACGTCGTGTCCGCACCCGATGCCCGGCTACTTCAACTCACCACCAACCCCGGACAGGACACCGTGCAGGTGATTGTGACGCGACGGTGA
- a CDS encoding tautomerase family protein, whose protein sequence is MPLWHIYHPANTYTPEDKQNFARDITAYYARVGLPEFYAVALFHELPADSFYVGGKPTAASVRITIDHLARQLDDPEMRKRMTRGLDTLMAPYTHDRGLYLEFNINEVVRDTWMIAGLFPPPIGSDIEQAWAEENKPIPY, encoded by the coding sequence ATGCCGCTCTGGCACATCTACCACCCCGCGAACACCTACACCCCTGAGGACAAGCAGAACTTCGCCCGGGACATCACCGCCTACTACGCCCGCGTCGGCCTCCCGGAGTTCTACGCCGTAGCCCTCTTCCACGAACTCCCCGCCGACTCCTTCTATGTGGGCGGCAAACCCACCGCCGCCTCGGTGCGCATCACCATCGACCACCTCGCCCGTCAACTCGACGACCCCGAAATGCGAAAGCGCATGACCCGCGGCCTCGACACCCTCATGGCTCCCTATACGCACGACCGCGGCCTGTACCTCGAATTCAATATCAACGAGGTCGTCCGCGACACCTGGATGATCGCTGGGCTCTTCCCGCCGCCGATCGGCAGCGATATCGAGCAGGCCTGGGCCGAGGAGAACAAGCCCATCCCGTACTGA